The nucleotide sequence GCGCCAGCCATTCTTTTAAACAGTAATGGTGAATCGAATATTTATACACATAGGCCAGATTGATGGGATGATTCTGTTGTAAAGCCTGTACAAGTTTTTTTGAGGTACTTTCTTCATCATCCCCTGGCTGGATGCCGAGTTCATAACACAGATCTTGCCGTAGGCTAATAAAAGCCTGATTCACGCTCAGTACTAGAGGGGTTTGCAAAGCCACCTGTAACTGGTCTGTGCCCAAGGCAGCAGCGGGCAACATGGCGGACAGACAATGTGCAGCATCCAGAAAGCCATAGGCCAGACGGTCACGCAGACTTGACCAGGAGGCTTCACGGATTAAATTGATGGTTAATCCTTGCTCGGCAAAATAACCCTGTTTTTCGGCCCAGAGAATGGCAACACAATCAAGTAAAGGAATATAGCCAATATTGAGTTCAGTTTTTTCTAATGTGGACATATGCTTTTCCTTATTGGCCCAGTAACAGCTTCTGTGCATCCAGTAAGCGTCTGGCCATTTCACCAATGGTAATCCGGTGACTCATGGCATTTTTACGCAATAAAGCAAAAGCTTGTTCTTCCGTTAAGGCATGTAGCTGGATGAGCAGGGCTTTGGCTTTATCGATATCTTTACGGTCAATCAGCTTGTCCTGGGTTTCTTTTAAATCATTCAGCAGCTTTTTATGCTTGCGAAACTGTTCAATTGAAATTTCCAGAATGCTTTCTAATTTGGTGGGATCAATACCATCGACAATATAGGCCGTGATTCCGGCATCAATCGCACTTTTGATGGTGTCTTTGTTGGAGTTCTGGGTAAACAGCACGGTCGGAAGTTCATATTGGCTGACACAGCTTTCAATAATATCCCGATGCGGATGATCCATATTCAGCAGGATCACATCTGCATGAATACCCTTAACATGTACCATATTCAGGTCATTCAGGATTAAACAGGCCACCACCTGAAAATCATGTGAAAGTAAGGATTCTTGGATGAATTGGGCGCGCTCCAGATCATCATCAATAAGAGCAATTCGTAATTTGGACATGGAATATTTTCAAGTAAGGCCTAAGGAATATTCAAGCAGGAATAAAGCAAAAAACATGCCATTAAATTGGTGCATAAAATTCTATTTTTCTGTTCAATTTAGTGCACAGCTTTAGGGATTCCAGCTGATAGCTCATCAAAATGAAGCATTTAGGTACATCATCTGCCTGAAATAAGGCGTTTTCTTATTGGAAAAGTTGGCACGATTTCTGCATTTATTAAATCGTCAAAGATGACTTTCAATACTAACAACGGCCAACGATGTCCGTTCTGATCGTAATTGCACTTTCAAGGAGTGTGATTGGTATTTCGTTCAGCACAGGATAAATGACATGGTCAGTTGTTCAGCAATACAAAACGCACAAGCGTTTCAACCCTTCCTCCAGCATTACAAAGCGCTGGGTTGCGGTATTTACAACATATTCAATCAGCAGACATATCAATGCCTAGACGTGATATGCGGCTTTTTATCATCTTTAAAAAAACAATAGTTGGAGTGCAGATATGAAAATTCTCATGATTGGGCATGGCATGGTGGGGCATAAATTCATCGAATCTGTACTGGAACAGGCCGGTGATGACATTGAGCTGACCATTTTGGCAGAAGAGCCACATTTAGCTTATGACCGGGTACATTTGACCGAATATTTCAGCGGCAAGTCGGTCAAGGATCTGAGTCTGTGTCGTAGTGATTTTGCCGATGCTTATGGCATTGATTTGCGACTTAATACTAAAGCGGTTGAAATTGATCAGCTCCATAAAACCGTCACCACCAGCCAGGGTGATGTGCTGAGTTTTGACAAGTTGATTCTCGCTACCGGTTCTTATGCCTTTGTGCCACCAATCCCGGGCAATGACCGTCAGAATTGCTTTGTTTATCGTACCATTGAAGATCTGGATGCCATTCGTGCAGCCAGTCTGAATGCCAAAACTGGCGTAGTGATTGGCGGCGGCTTGCTAGGGCTGGAAGCAGCGAAAGCCCTGCGAGATCTGAATCTGGAAACTCATGTCGTAGAATTTGCTCCGCGTCTGATGGCGGTGCAGATTGATGATCTGGGCGGCCGGGTACTGCGCTCTAAAATTGAAGACCTTGGTGTCAAGGTACATACTCAAAAGGCCACGTCAAGTATTGAAGATGGTGACAGCACTCAGCATGTAATGAAGTTCGGAGATGGTTCGGTGCTTGAAACCGATATCATCCTGTTCTCGGCCGGCATTCGTCCGCGTGATGAACTGGCGCGCCAAAGTGGTTTACTGATTGGTGAGCGTGGCGGCATCATCATTAATGATTATTGCCAGACCTCACATCCGGACATTTATGCCATTGGTGAATGTGCACTTTGGGACAATAAAATTTATGGTCTGGTTGCACCAGGCTATGACATGGCGCGGATCGCGGCAAAACATGTCCTAGGCCAAGAAAGTCATGCATTCGCTGGTGCAGACATGAGCACCAAACTCAAACTGATGGGGGTGGATGTCGCCTCTATTGGTGATGCACATGCTATGTCCCCAGGGGCCTTGAGCTATTTCTATGCTGATGAAGCGGCGC is from Acinetobacter lwoffii and encodes:
- a CDS encoding ANTAR domain-containing response regulator codes for the protein MSKLRIALIDDDLERAQFIQESLLSHDFQVVACLILNDLNMVHVKGIHADVILLNMDHPHRDIIESCVSQYELPTVLFTQNSNKDTIKSAIDAGITAYIVDGIDPTKLESILEISIEQFRKHKKLLNDLKETQDKLIDRKDIDKAKALLIQLHALTEEQAFALLRKNAMSHRITIGEMARRLLDAQKLLLGQ